A genome region from Dolichospermum compactum NIES-806 includes the following:
- a CDS encoding DUF5785 family protein — translation MATKSEQGQEHHRGPEKGEAYGVAAVTQALAGIDFPANKHKILEQARGHEEIHWTKDKTIDLCSLLDQTNQDEFESMPELVEVISESIREEELA, via the coding sequence ATGGCTACTAAATCCGAACAAGGACAAGAACATCATCGCGGTCCTGAGAAAGGTGAAGCTTATGGAGTAGCAGCAGTAACTCAAGCACTTGCAGGTATAGACTTTCCTGCAAATAAACACAAAATACTGGAACAAGCAAGAGGTCATGAAGAAATTCACTGGACAAAAGACAAAACTATAGATTTATGCTCATTACTGGATCAAACAAATCAAGATGAGTTTGAAAGTATGCCAGAATTAGTTGAAGTTATCAGTGAAAGTATAAGAGAAGAAGAACTTGCATAG
- a CDS encoding succinylglutamate desuccinylase/aspartoacylase family protein produces MDADYVIDLHSHTGEGIEYLYYFRNREDSANLFLLNYAILFDEYDGDAFDESFIKPWLALENALLKLTEQKMIFDKEAWTLELGTGMQMNPNSVTKGVCGIKNYLTQKSILEIQDLTQLKTISHQTNFRSLSQLKKYWSPVGGMILSKAALGTSVTQGDLLYQVLTFNKIGELPTTVHVYAEKTGLVYDISINNSVNEGEFVLATM; encoded by the coding sequence TTGGATGCAGATTACGTCATTGATTTACATAGTCACACTGGAGAAGGAATAGAATACCTTTATTATTTCCGAAATCGAGAAGACAGCGCTAATTTATTTCTCCTAAATTATGCCATTTTATTTGATGAATATGATGGTGATGCTTTTGATGAATCATTCATAAAACCCTGGTTAGCTTTAGAGAATGCTTTATTAAAATTAACCGAACAAAAAATGATATTTGATAAAGAAGCATGGACTTTAGAATTAGGAACGGGAATGCAAATGAATCCAAATTCAGTAACTAAAGGAGTGTGCGGAATTAAAAATTATTTAACTCAAAAAAGTATTTTAGAAATACAGGATTTAACCCAACTAAAAACTATATCTCATCAAACCAATTTTCGTTCACTTAGTCAACTCAAAAAATATTGGAGTCCCGTAGGCGGAATGATTTTATCTAAAGCTGCATTAGGTACTTCAGTAACTCAGGGAGATTTGCTATATCAAGTTCTGACATTCAATAAAATCGGTGAATTACCTACAACTGTTCATGTTTATGCTGAGAAAACAGGCTTGGTTTATGATATATCAATAAATAACTCTGTTAACGAAGGAGAATTTGTATTAGCGACTATGTAG
- a CDS encoding NACHT domain-containing protein, which produces MKKSLSNIWYQFRQAPILINVKDIKVLSSQLAETLTANLDISLIHGNHNWLRNKNHRFVFIFDGWDELPTASRNNQNLEKFIQQVSEFQQQCKNDQSMGHKVLITSNVIPLSIISNLPKNLERVEILPLDQQQQWLGKWQSLPNNHGKNTDLQQYPKLSCENCKMLVFIN; this is translated from the coding sequence ATGAAAAAATCTCTATCAAATATTTGGTATCAATTTCGTCAAGCTCCAATTTTAATTAATGTCAAAGATATCAAAGTTTTATCATCTCAGTTAGCAGAAACATTAACTGCAAATTTAGATATTAGCTTGATTCATGGTAATCATAATTGGTTAAGAAATAAAAATCATCGTTTTGTTTTTATCTTTGATGGTTGGGACGAATTACCAACTGCGTCTAGAAATAATCAAAATCTGGAAAAATTTATTCAGCAAGTTAGCGAATTTCAGCAACAATGTAAAAATGATCAAAGCATGGGACATAAGGTATTAATTACCAGTAATGTGATTCCTTTATCAATTATCTCTAATTTACCCAAAAATTTAGAAAGAGTAGAAATTCTTCCCTTAGATCAACAACAACAATGGTTAGGAAAATGGCAATCTCTACCAAATAATCACGGCAAAAATACAGATTTACAGCAGTACCCCAAACTAAGCTGCGAGAATTGCAAAATGCTGGTGTTTATCAATTAG
- a CDS encoding carbon-nitrogen hydrolase family protein, which produces MKSYLAAAIQMTSVPDLQKNLAQAEELIDLAVRQGAELVGLPENFSFMGEEKDKLAQGDAIAQATETFLHKMAQRFQVTILGGGFPIPVDSNGKVYNTALLINANGQELARYQKVHLFDVNVPDGNTYQESSTVMAGLELPPVYASPELGKIGLSICYDVRFPELYRHLSNQGADILFVPAAFTAFTGKDHWQVLLQSRAIENTCYVIAPAQTGTNYDRRQTHGHAMIIDPWGVILADAGEKPGVAIAEIKPTRLEQVRRQMPSLQHRVF; this is translated from the coding sequence ATGAAGTCTTATTTAGCCGCCGCTATTCAAATGACCAGTGTGCCCGATTTGCAAAAAAATTTGGCACAAGCAGAAGAATTAATTGATTTGGCTGTGCGTCAAGGTGCAGAGTTGGTGGGTTTACCAGAAAATTTCTCTTTTATGGGGGAAGAAAAGGATAAACTAGCCCAAGGAGATGCGATCGCTCAAGCAACAGAAACATTTCTCCACAAAATGGCACAACGCTTTCAAGTTACCATTCTCGGCGGCGGCTTCCCTATCCCTGTAGATAGTAACGGTAAAGTTTATAATACAGCATTACTGATCAATGCCAACGGTCAAGAACTCGCCCGTTACCAAAAAGTCCATTTATTTGATGTCAATGTCCCTGATGGTAATACCTATCAAGAATCCAGCACCGTCATGGCTGGACTTGAATTACCTCCCGTTTACGCTTCCCCGGAGTTAGGGAAAATTGGCCTTTCTATTTGCTATGATGTTCGCTTTCCCGAACTGTACCGACATCTATCCAATCAAGGCGCAGATATTCTATTTGTTCCCGCAGCCTTTACGGCTTTTACTGGTAAAGACCATTGGCAAGTATTACTCCAATCTAGGGCGATAGAAAATACCTGTTACGTTATTGCTCCCGCCCAAACTGGTACTAATTATGACCGTCGCCAAACTCATGGACACGCTATGATTATTGACCCTTGGGGTGTCATTTTAGCAGACGCTGGGGAAAAACCAGGAGTGGCGATCGCTGAAATCAAACCCACCCGACTAGAACAAGTTCGTCGCCAAATGCCATCCCTACAGCATCGCGTATTTTAG
- a CDS encoding NAD(P)/FAD-dependent oxidoreductase — translation MTQPTTKICILGGGFGGLYTALRLSQLPWDSTPKPEIILVDQSDRFVFSPLLYELLTRELQTWEIAPPYSELLQGTGIQFHQASVSTIDINKQKVQLQDKSELNYDRLVLALGGETPLDLVPGAATYAYPFRTITDAYKLEERLRILEAAKPEKIRVAIVGAGYSGVELACKLADRIGEKGRFRLIEIGDQILRTSPEFNRAAAKKALDSKGVFIDLETKVAAINQDSISLEYKNQVDTIPVDLVIWTVGTKVSPVVTALPLKHNQRGQITTTDQLQAIEHPEIFALGDLADCLDADGKQVPATAQVAFQQADYTAWNIWATITNRPLLPFRYQPLGEMMALGIDNATLTGLGVQLDGSVAYLARRLAYLYRLPTLNHQLKVGFNWLVSPIIEAISK, via the coding sequence ATGACTCAACCAACTACAAAAATTTGTATACTAGGTGGTGGCTTTGGTGGACTCTACACCGCCCTGCGTTTAAGCCAACTCCCCTGGGATTCTACACCCAAACCTGAGATTATTTTAGTAGATCAGAGCGATCGCTTTGTCTTTTCCCCCCTGCTTTACGAACTCCTCACCAGAGAACTCCAAACCTGGGAAATCGCCCCACCATACTCAGAACTACTGCAAGGAACAGGAATCCAATTCCACCAAGCGTCCGTTTCCACAATAGACATCAACAAACAAAAAGTCCAATTACAAGATAAATCAGAACTAAATTATGACCGCTTAGTCTTAGCATTAGGTGGTGAAACACCCCTAGACTTAGTTCCTGGTGCTGCTACCTATGCTTACCCTTTCCGTACTATCACAGATGCCTACAAATTGGAAGAACGGCTACGAATTCTCGAAGCAGCAAAGCCAGAAAAAATCCGTGTCGCCATAGTTGGTGCAGGTTACAGCGGCGTAGAATTAGCTTGTAAACTAGCAGATAGAATCGGCGAAAAAGGACGTTTCCGCCTCATTGAAATCGGTGATCAAATTTTACGCACTTCCCCAGAATTTAACCGTGCAGCCGCCAAAAAAGCCTTAGATAGTAAAGGCGTATTTATTGACCTAGAAACCAAAGTAGCAGCAATCAATCAAGATAGCATCTCCCTAGAGTATAAAAATCAAGTAGACACCATACCCGTAGATTTAGTCATTTGGACAGTAGGAACAAAAGTTTCTCCAGTTGTCACAGCCTTACCCCTCAAACACAATCAGCGCGGACAAATCACCACCACAGACCAACTACAAGCCATAGAACATCCCGAAATCTTTGCTTTAGGAGACTTAGCCGACTGTCTCGACGCAGACGGAAAACAAGTCCCCGCAACCGCCCAAGTCGCCTTTCAACAAGCCGATTATACCGCTTGGAATATCTGGGCTACCATCACCAATCGTCCCCTCCTTCCCTTCCGCTATCAACCATTAGGAGAAATGATGGCTTTAGGAATAGATAACGCCACCCTCACCGGGTTAGGTGTGCAATTAGACGGTTCTGTTGCCTACTTAGCCCGTCGTCTAGCTTATCTGTATCGTTTACCCACTTTAAATCATCAATTGAAAGTTGGGTTTAATTGGTTAGTTAGCCCCATAATAGAAGCCATTTCCAAGTAA
- a CDS encoding SpoIID/LytB domain-containing protein, translating to MKFQLLLGNLFSEIKGRHWWIGILIWFVLLAPAQASVILRVAIEREVKQVKVGASTTAIVKDSSGKILGELPGMSAFAAQAVPGGVALDRWQSGLFWIEPTNKGYVYIGDRWFRGRTLVVPTANGLTAVNWVDLEEYLYSVIGGEMNTSWPQEALNAQAIAARTYALYERERQRRNPLYDLGDSPDRWQIYKGVSSEAPKTYIAADTTAGKVLTYNNKIILSVFHACSGGHTENVEDVWTSKEPYLRAVPDFDQNIKECNWVKTFTPGEISARISGVGNVKDMIIETLSPFKSVKSLKIIGDKGTKILQGEEVRTALRIKSTRFIVNKDANGGFVIQGLGFGHGLGMSQWGAYELAKRGANHLQILGYYYKGVALTPIQAK from the coding sequence ATGAAATTCCAACTTTTATTAGGCAATTTGTTTTCTGAGATTAAAGGTAGACATTGGTGGATAGGTATCCTGATCTGGTTTGTATTACTTGCTCCTGCACAAGCATCTGTAATTCTGCGTGTGGCAATTGAAAGAGAAGTCAAACAGGTAAAAGTCGGTGCTTCGACAACCGCTATTGTTAAAGATAGTAGTGGTAAGATTCTCGGAGAACTACCGGGAATGAGTGCATTTGCGGCTCAAGCAGTTCCTGGGGGAGTAGCTTTAGATAGATGGCAATCGGGGTTATTTTGGATAGAACCCACCAATAAGGGATATGTTTATATAGGCGATCGCTGGTTTCGTGGTAGAACCCTAGTAGTCCCCACAGCCAACGGTTTAACCGCTGTTAACTGGGTAGATTTAGAAGAATATCTCTACAGCGTCATTGGTGGAGAAATGAACACTAGCTGGCCACAAGAAGCCCTCAACGCCCAAGCCATAGCAGCCCGCACCTATGCCCTTTATGAACGTGAAAGACAACGGAGAAATCCCCTTTACGACTTAGGAGATAGTCCAGACCGTTGGCAAATTTACAAAGGTGTCAGTAGTGAAGCCCCCAAAACCTACATTGCAGCAGACACCACCGCCGGCAAAGTCCTCACCTACAACAACAAAATCATTCTTTCCGTCTTTCACGCTTGTTCCGGTGGACACACCGAAAACGTCGAAGATGTCTGGACTAGCAAAGAACCTTACCTGCGGGCTGTTCCCGACTTTGATCAAAATATTAAAGAATGTAACTGGGTAAAAACCTTTACCCCCGGAGAAATTAGTGCCAGAATTTCGGGTGTCGGTAATGTCAAAGACATGATTATCGAAACACTCTCACCTTTTAAAAGTGTCAAATCCTTAAAAATTATTGGTGATAAAGGGACTAAAATTCTCCAAGGTGAAGAAGTGAGAACCGCACTCAGAATTAAAAGTACCCGTTTTATTGTTAATAAAGACGCAAATGGCGGTTTTGTCATTCAAGGATTAGGTTTTGGACACGGTTTAGGAATGAGCCAGTGGGGAGCTTATGAACTAGCAAAACGTGGTGCAAACCACCTACAAATTTTAGGATACTACTACAAAGGTGTAGCCCTGACACCTATTCAAGCAAAGTAG
- a CDS encoding HAD-IA family hydrolase → MKKPKVIFVDAVGTLFGIKGSVGEIYRQIAQEFGVEVSAQILDQNFVKSFKASPPPIFLDADIKDIPQREYDWWRIIALNTFEGAGVLQEFTDFTAFFTELYIHFGTPEPWYVYPDVTLALMNWRRLGVELGVLSNFDSRLYLVLQGLGLREYFSSVTISTQVRAAKPDPEIFKIALNKHKCSPEEAWHIGDSITDDYYGAKSAGMRGIWINRNPSV, encoded by the coding sequence ATGAAAAAGCCTAAAGTTATTTTTGTAGATGCTGTTGGTACATTGTTTGGGATTAAAGGTAGTGTTGGGGAAATTTACCGACAAATCGCCCAAGAATTTGGTGTAGAAGTTTCCGCCCAAATTTTAGATCAAAACTTTGTGAAAAGCTTTAAAGCCTCACCACCACCAATATTTCTTGATGCAGATATCAAAGATATTCCCCAGCGTGAATACGATTGGTGGCGGATAATTGCCTTAAATACCTTTGAAGGCGCTGGTGTTCTCCAAGAATTTACCGATTTTACCGCTTTTTTTACCGAACTTTATATCCACTTTGGTACTCCTGAACCTTGGTATGTTTATCCTGATGTAACTCTAGCATTAATGAACTGGCGACGCTTAGGAGTTGAATTAGGAGTATTATCTAATTTTGATTCTCGTTTATATTTAGTATTGCAAGGCTTAGGACTCAGAGAATATTTTTCTTCTGTTACCATTTCTACTCAAGTTCGTGCCGCTAAACCAGATCCAGAAATATTTAAAATTGCTTTAAATAAGCATAAATGTTCACCAGAAGAAGCATGGCATATTGGTGACAGCATAACAGATGATTATTATGGGGCTAAATCGGCAGGAATGAGAGGCATTTGGATTAACCGTAATCCCAGTGTCTAA
- a CDS encoding GumC family protein — MATNAITLKKLLTSSTHSVIDIKKIIPILLYHRWLILGISCTVMSVTSLIAITNKPTYQSYMQILVSYNSDKSLPNSKVEKTTKDLRKSQISSIDYSSQVKLMLSSKLIQKAVNLLHADYPQITVEDIYNNSQIDKVSSLALTQLPLGTGVNQNFNQVFLLSFTDKDPLRTKRVLQALEKVYQDYNTEQKNQRINQGLVFVNNHIPQLQKDVLKAEKKLEQFRQQNNLIDPVLQSQILLQSLADIQKQRQTTRAQLQDVQTRHNSLEQAIKSSNQNNININDSLESRQYQALISELNQTEQELMQARILYTEKHPIIQQLKQKQQIISTLLQQQGQNKAITISSKSKLSSQIIPKVENDLTQLKMNALGLIAHDRDLAKSEQEISSLLNTYPSLITEYKRLVANIESYRKTLQQLTQVQNSLGVKIAQEGFNWQILEEPALGIHIGNLRWLLIVGGIFIGPILGLAAALIWEKFNNAIFYTQDLQNLTNIQLLGSVPRLGKRQNSWTSQFQSMMRDKSKNVDISHPGIIKNLPNHETLDIIYQNILMLNNSLPLKSLMLTSALPGEGKTTLALGLAASAARMHQRVLIIDANLRSPSLHKTLGLTNDWGLSLLLVDDINTSFNTYIQPIHPAIDVLTAGPIPEDAVNLLSSERMQELMDLFELNYDLVLIDAPSVLDTVDGRIVASLSHGIVMVGRIGKVTPNKLMEATEILSKLNLIGIIGNEVYDSPQILTP; from the coding sequence GTGGCTACAAATGCGATAACATTGAAAAAATTACTTACTAGCTCTACACATAGCGTAATTGATATCAAAAAAATAATTCCCATTTTACTTTACCATCGGTGGTTGATACTAGGGATTTCCTGTACAGTCATGTCAGTAACAAGCCTTATAGCTATTACTAATAAACCAACTTATCAAAGTTATATGCAAATATTGGTAAGTTATAATTCAGATAAATCTTTACCAAATAGTAAGGTCGAAAAGACAACAAAAGATTTACGTAAATCGCAAATATCATCCATTGACTACAGTAGTCAAGTTAAATTAATGCTGAGTAGTAAATTAATACAGAAAGCTGTAAATTTACTTCATGCTGATTATCCACAAATAACCGTAGAAGATATTTATAATAACAGCCAAATTGATAAAGTTTCATCTTTGGCACTAACTCAGTTACCATTAGGTACAGGAGTTAATCAAAATTTTAACCAAGTATTTTTACTATCTTTTACAGACAAAGATCCTCTCAGAACGAAAAGAGTATTACAAGCTTTAGAGAAAGTATATCAGGACTATAATACCGAGCAAAAAAATCAGCGAATTAATCAAGGATTAGTCTTTGTTAATAATCATATCCCACAACTGCAAAAAGATGTATTAAAAGCCGAGAAAAAATTAGAACAATTTCGTCAACAAAATAATTTAATTGATCCAGTTTTACAAAGTCAAATTTTATTACAGTCTTTAGCAGATATTCAAAAACAGCGGCAAACAACTCGCGCTCAACTGCAAGATGTCCAGACTAGGCACAACAGCCTAGAACAAGCAATTAAGTCTTCCAATCAAAATAACATAAATATTAACGATTCCCTGGAATCTAGACAATATCAAGCCTTAATTAGTGAACTTAATCAAACAGAACAAGAGTTAATGCAAGCTCGGATTCTTTATACAGAAAAACATCCTATCATCCAACAACTGAAACAGAAACAGCAGATTATTAGTACACTATTACAACAACAAGGACAAAATAAAGCTATTACTATTAGTAGTAAATCAAAATTATCATCACAAATAATCCCAAAGGTAGAAAATGATTTAACTCAATTGAAAATGAATGCATTAGGACTAATTGCCCATGATCGTGATTTGGCAAAATCCGAACAAGAAATTAGTTCTTTGCTGAATACATATCCCAGTTTAATTACAGAATACAAGAGGTTAGTTGCCAATATAGAATCTTATCGTAAAACACTGCAACAATTGACACAAGTACAAAATTCATTAGGTGTAAAAATTGCTCAAGAAGGTTTTAATTGGCAAATTTTAGAAGAACCAGCTTTAGGAATACATATAGGTAATTTGCGCTGGTTACTAATTGTTGGAGGCATATTCATTGGTCCAATATTGGGTTTAGCAGCAGCATTAATTTGGGAAAAATTTAATAATGCAATTTTCTATACTCAGGATTTACAAAATTTGACCAATATTCAGTTATTAGGTTCAGTACCAAGATTAGGAAAACGTCAAAATAGTTGGACAAGCCAATTCCAATCTATGATGAGAGATAAATCTAAAAATGTAGATATTTCTCATCCAGGAATAATCAAAAACTTGCCAAATCATGAAACATTAGATATTATTTACCAGAATATTCTGATGTTAAATAATTCTCTACCTTTAAAATCATTGATGTTAACTTCTGCATTACCAGGAGAAGGAAAAACAACTTTGGCTTTAGGATTAGCTGCTAGTGCGGCTCGAATGCACCAAAGAGTATTAATAATTGATGCTAACTTGCGTTCTCCCAGTTTACATAAAACTCTAGGACTGACCAATGATTGGGGTTTATCCTTATTACTAGTTGATGATATCAACACATCATTTAATACTTACATTCAGCCTATTCACCCAGCTATTGATGTTTTAACTGCTGGTCCAATCCCAGAGGATGCGGTAAATCTGTTGAGTTCTGAGAGAATGCAAGAATTAATGGATTTATTTGAACTAAATTATGATTTAGTGTTAATAGATGCACCCTCTGTTTTAGATACAGTTGATGGTAGGATTGTGGCTTCATTATCTCATGGGATTGTTATGGTAGGACGGATTGGTAAAGTTACTCCTAATAAATTGATGGAAGCTACAGAAATTTTAAGCAAATTAAATTTAATTGGCATTATTGGTAATGAAGTTTATGATTCTCCCCAAATATTGACACCGTGA